A genomic window from Pungitius pungitius chromosome 12, fPunPun2.1, whole genome shotgun sequence includes:
- the xylt2 gene encoding xylosyltransferase 2 has translation MVASDRVQKLLRRYKLAIAAALTILLVQGLVVWSLRSLEEGEAERKTRWSKLPDSQDPKRDPSVWEKQNSLSGRNRGRWSGRSERTGGTAASALRRGSSRKVEKPGVRPKPALQLGQDAAGPHDPSSSRNFSDTRGGADGAAKPLTGGMPGETGSVDGAHQAPSSGFVPKCNIGGKDALSAIHRAGSQRCRQEIANIVCQHQAGKLMPGALPQFCPQLAVSNQVQDYGELDNSLPKVKNPVRVAFVLMVHGRAVRQLKRLIKAIYHRDHYYYIHVDQRSGYLHREVLQIAQQYPNIRATPWRMVTIWGGASLLKAYLRSMQDLLSMLDWKWDFFINLSATDFPTRTNDELVSFLSQQRDKNFLKSHGRENARFIKKQGLDRLFHECDNHMWRLGERGIPEGLDVSGGSDWFALTRRFVEYVIGSQDALVSGLKQFYSYALLPAESFFHTVLGNSHMCDTLVDNNLRVTNWNRKLGCKCQYKHIVDWCGCSPNDFKPQDLIRIQQLTRPTFFARKFESSVNQEAIDILDTHLYGQYAPGTAAIKAYWESLFEQSDGVGSLGDAALTAYTAFSRLGVRNLESTQSDVEACRLEPVGHPLSVHVYFYDDRFQGYLVRQEVQAVGSKVKETLEMWAVPQATLVLETNLKEFERLKNLEIGTEWDPKERIFRNFGGIIGPLSEPLAVQKWARGPNLTATVVWIDPALVVAASYDITVDVDAEYTQYKPALQHPLRPGTWTVRVLKQWERVAEVRFLVLPLTFKDKEPLRREEDSWLHAGPSGNLYLEQSFQQLSAVLKLPPQGTAMQEAQRKARLVGRPLEAWADSSVGTFWVAGGLCAAESSSCPAVGPCRETSWSSLSPDPKSEMGPVKSDGRIR, from the exons ATGGTGGCCAGCGACCGAGTACAGAAGCTGCTCCGACGATATAAACTAGCCATTGCCGCCGCACTAACTATCCTCCTGGTCCAAGGGCTCGTGGTATGGAGCCTGAGAAGTCTGGAAGAAGGCGAGGCAGAG agAAAAACCCGCTGGTCTAAGCTGCCGGACAGCCAGGACCCCAAAAGAGACCCCTCAGTTTGGGAGAAACAAAACTCGTTGTCGGGGAGGAACCGCGGGAGATGGAGCGGCCGGTCGGAGAGGACGGGGGGCACGGCGGCCAGCGCGCTGAGGAGGGGCTCCAGCCGCAAGGTCGAAAAGCCCGGCGTCAGGCCGAAGCCTGCCCTGCAGCTGGGGCAGGACGCCGCGGGCCCCCACGACCCGTCCAGCAGCCGGAACTTTAGCGACACGCGAGGGGGGGCCGACGGAGCGGCCAAGCCCCTGACTGGCGGCATGCCGGGGGAGACGGGCAGCGTGGACGGGGCGCACCAGGCCCCCAGCAGCGGCTTCGTGCCCAAGTGCAACATCGGAGGCAAGGACGCGCTGTCGGCCATCCATCGCGCCGGGTCGCAGCGGTGCCGGCAGGAGATCGCCAACATCGTGTGTCAGCACCAGGCCGGGAAGCTCATGCCGGGCGCGCTCCCTCAGTTCTGCCCACAGCTCG CTGTATCGAATCAGGTGCAGGACTACGGCGAGCTGGACAACAGCCTGCCCAAAGTGAAGAACCCGGTCCGAGTGGCCTTCGTCCTGATGGTCCACGGCCGAGCTGTGCGGCAGCTCAAGCGGCTCATCAAAGCCATATATCACCGTGACCACTACTACTACATCCACGTGGACCAG CGGTCCGGCTACCTGCACCGGGAGGTCCTGCAGATCGCCCAGCAGTACCCGAACATACGAGCCACGCCCTGGCGGATGGTCACCATCTGGGGAGGGGCCAGCCTCCTGAAGGCCTACCTACGCAGCATGCAGGACCTGCTCTCCATGCTGGACTGGAAGTGGGACTTTTTCATCAATCTCAGCGCCACAGACTTCCCCACGAG GACCAATGATGAACTCGTGTCGTTCCTGTCGCAGCAAAGAGACAAGAACTTCCTGAAGTCCCACGGGAGAGAAAACGCCCG GTTCATTAAGAAGCAAGGCCTCGACCGTCTCTTCCACGAGTGCGACAACCACATGTGGCGCCTCGGCGAGCGAGGCATCCCCGAAGGCCTCGACGTCTCCGGCGGCTCCGATTGGTTCGCGCTCACCCGCCGCTTCGTGGAGTACGTCATCGGCTCCCAGGACGCCCTGGTTTCGGGGCTGAAGCAGTTCTATTCCTACGCGCTGCTCCCCGCCGAG TCCTTCTTCCACACGGTGCTCGGGAACAGCCACATGTGTGACACCCTGGTGGACAACAACCTGCGAGTCACCAACTGGAACCGTAAGCTGGGCTGTAAATGCCAGTACAAGCACATCGTGGACTGGTGCGGCTGCTCCCCCAACGACTTCAAACCACAAGACCTCATCCGGATCCAG CAATTGACCCGTCCGACATTCTTTGCACGCAAGTTTGAGTCTTCGGTGAACCAGGAGGCCATAGACATCCTGGACACTCACCTGTACGGCCAGTACGCGCCGGGCACCGCCGCCATCAAGGCGTACTGGGAGAGTCTGTTCGAGCAGTCGGATGGCGTCGGCTCGCTCGGCGACGCGGCGCTCACCGCCTACACCGCCTTCTCTCGTCTGGGCGTGAGGAATCTGGAAAGCACGCAGAGCGACGTGGAGGCCTGCAG GTTAGAACCAGTAGGCCACCCTCTATCAGTGCACGTTTACTTTTATGACGACCGGTTCCAAGGATATCTGGTGCGTCAGGAAGTCCAGGCTGTGGGTTCAAAGGTCAAGGAGACGCTGGAGATGTGGGCAGTGCCCCAAGCCACGCTTGTCCTCGAGACGAACCTGAAGGAGTTTGAAAGGCTCAAGAACCTGGAA ATCGGCACGGAGTGGGATCCTAAAGAGAGGATCTTCCGGAACTTTGGGGGCATCATCGGCCCTTTGAGCGAACCCCTGGCGGTCCAGAAGTGGGCACGTGGTCCCAACCTCACGGCCACCGTGGTGTGGATCGACCCGGCTCTCGTGGTGGCCGCCTCCTACGACATCACGGTGGACGTGGACGCAGAGTACACCCAGTACAAGCCCGCGCTGCAGCACCCGCTGCGGCCCGGCACCTGGACGGTCCGGGTGCTGAAGCAGTGGGAGCGCGTGGCGGAGGTTCGCTTCCTCGTCCTGCCCTTAACCTTCAAAGACAAGGAGCCGCTGCGCAGAG AAGAGGACAGCTGGCTCCATGCGGGTCCTTCGGGGAACTTGTACCTGGAGCAGAGCTTCCAGCAGCTGAGCGCCGTCCTGAAGCTGCCTCCGCAGGGGACGGCCATGCAGGAGGCCCAGCGGAAGGCCCGGCTGGTGGGTCGGCCCCTTGAAGCCTGGGCGGACAGCAGCGTGGGGACCTTCTGGGTCGCAGGCGGCCTGTGCGCCGCAGAGTCCTCGTCCTGCCCAGCCGTGGGACCCTGCCGCGAGACCTCCTGGAGCTCCCTGTCCCCGGACCCCAAGTCGGAAATGGGCCCGGTCAAAAGCGACGGGCGGATCAGGTAG